Genomic DNA from Gimesia aquarii:
GTCGACCAGTTGGTGACATAGGTAGGATTTTTTGTCAATTGGTGTATGAGCCGTTGATGTTTGTCAGGCTGAGACGATGTTAAAAACTGTTCCGCTTCTTTTGCAGTTGGAATACGGCCGATGACGTCAAGATAAACACGCCTGACCCATTCTTCATCAGTGGCAAATGCGGATGGCATTACTTGGGCCGCTTCCCATCCGTCTTGTATACGATGATTAATAAACGTCAAGATCGCTTCATCGGAGGCGCCCGGAGATAATTTTTCAGCGGGGGGTAACAGCCTTGGTTTGTTGGCTATCAAAGGACGATCATCGAACGGACTAACACGTTTATTATTCTGAGTACGCAGCATCGGATGTTTCAGAGTGTCAATCTGAAGGGAACGATTGGGGTTAGGCTGAGCGGTGATTTCATTATTTGTGTTTACGGTCAAATTTTCTGGCGACTCAGTTTCTCCGATTGGATTTTCAGCCAGTTCTGGATTTTCAGTCTGTGCGATGTACGAAATGAAGATGACAGCAAAAAATGCCAACAGGCAGGCCGTAACAAGCCTCGAACCAATTCGCGTTCGGCGAGAAGTCTCAGGAGCCTCAATCTGTTGCGGTAATTTCGTTTCAGTCACAGGCGTTGCAACAGGAATCATGTCATCTGAACCTAATGCCTGATCCCAATACAATGTTCCATGAAGATGAGAGTAGTTCAGATAGAATTGCATCGCATCCGGATCGGAGAGGACGATCTCTTCCAGACGCATTTTCTCCTCAACAGAGAGACGCTCCTCGCATAATGCTTCCATAAGCAAAGAAAGCTCAGCCAGTTTTACTTCTTTCTTACTCATGACTATAGGACTCGGCTGCTATATAACGATTAATACATTCGAATAAAGTACGTCTAACCCTGCCCAGAGACTGATAAACGGAATTCACTGGACGACCTAACTCATCGGCAAGGTCCATGCCCTGGTTGCTTCCCTGATATCGCTTTTGGATGAGCTCGCGATCTTTCTGGCGTAATTTATCGAGGCAGAACATTAACGCATTTCGACGTAACTCGAACACATCCTGGTTTTCTTTTACGGCCTCTGCCACTTGAGAAACAAACTCATCACTAAATTGGTGCTTATCACGACTTCGCTTTTTTCGAAATTTCAATATTTCATAATGCGCGATTTGACAGGCCCAGGCAAAAAAATTGGTGCCGACTTCAAACTGTTGTGCTTTTTTCCAGATGATCAGGTTGGCGTTTTGCAAAATCTCTTCAGCTTCGATCGGATGCGGAACCATGGATAGGATATACAAATAGAGGCGTCTTTGCGATTTTGTAAAGAGCGCAATAAACTCGCGTCCATTTTCAGAATCCGTATCCGGAAAAACAGGTTGATCGGTCGAACTTGTCAAGTATAGTTCCAATTCAATTCATCAATGCAGACAGGCTGGTTTTTTTATTCGCCTGCAGTAAAACAGCGGAAGAGCCTTTTGAGAACTTCCGCTGTTTTATCGTTTCATAATCACATGGATTCACTTGGGGCTCAGCCAATCAATTCCTTGATAGGAGTTCCGCCATTGGCCAATTTCATGGGGCGACCACGTTTCGATGTATGCACAATATCCAGAGGAATTCCCAATGAATGTGCAACTGTCGCCCAGAGGTCACCTGGCAGGTAGCTCTTGCCTTCGATGCCAATGCCATCACTGTCAGTCTTACCGATAGCCTGACCATTATTAAGTCCACCACCGCCCACTACAGCAGTCCAACTTGCTGCCCAGTGGTCACGACCAACATTCTGATTGATACGAGGAGTTCGTCCGAATTCGCCCATACAGACGATCGTGACATCATCCAGCATGGCTCGTTGTTTCAGGTCGGTAACAAGTGCAGAGATTCCTTTGTCTAGCTGAGGCAGGTTTCGATTCTTTAATGAATCAAAGACTCCCTGATGCAGGTCCCAGCTTCCAACCGAAGCGGAAACTTCAATAAAGGGTACTCCGACTTCAACCAGACGACGGGCCAGCAACAGTCCCTGTCCAAAATTACCAGTTCCATAAGCTTCTTTTAAAGCCGCTGGCTCCTGATCCACTTTGAATGCTTCCATTTGCTTGGAAGTCATGAGGTTGACCGCCTTTTTATAGATGTCCTTATGAGAACTCGCAGATTCACCCCGTTTCGACTTAATGAATCCTGATTCGAGAACTTGCAGCATATCAAGCCGTTGAGCTAACCGCTGTTGTTCTGACGTATCAACTTTGGCGTTTTGGATCGTTCCATCGCTGGAGACGACAAACGGTGAATGGGACATACCCAAAAATCCAGCACTACCACGGCTACCACCGATTGAAATGAAGGAGGGGATCTCCAATTCTTTACGGCGAGAACCTAACTCATAGCTCACGACTGAACCGAATGTAGGATGAACTACAGTCGGATTAGGCACATAAGCAGAGTGCATGTAGTAAGTCCCGCGAGCGTGGTCGGCTTCACGTGTGCTCATGGAACGAATCAGAGAAAGATCGCCCATTACTTTGGCGGTAGCAGGCATATGCTCTGAAATTTGCATATCACCTTGCGTGCTGATGGGCTTAAACTCTCCCCCATTTTTGGAGCCAGGTTTAAGGTCCCAGATGTCAATGGTCGGTGGTCCGCCTGGCATCCAGATGAGAATACAGGCTTTTTGCTGTTTCTTAACCTGATTCGCGTTGGCTTCAAGATGAGACAGAAAGTGCATCGTGGGAATTGCCGTTGCTGCTCCCGCGACATGCTTCATAAAGTGCCGACGCGTCATTCCATAAGGATTGAGAATAGTCATAGTGAATGCCCTCTTTTGATTCTATTGTGATTAAGATGGTTGATAGTTGTTATCGCTATTCGAAATACGGTTTCGATTTAGTGGTTGAAAATAAATTCATTCGAATTCAATAGTGCCCAATACAGATCTTGATAAGCGGCGAGTTTATTTTTCGAGCCAGCAAGTAATTTCTGAGCACTGGTTGTCTCTCGACGATCAGGATAACGACTTAAAGTTGCCAAAAACATTTTACGAATTTTGGCCTGATCGTTTCCCTTCTCGAGTAGTAATTGATTCAGGTAACTTCCCCTGTCGGCACTAATCGCATTTTTGGTCAGTTCCCCATTCATCATCATCAATGCCTGTGGAATCGTTCCATTAAATGTAGTGGAGTCGTCTCCCGAATCCGTATCAAAGGCCATCATGAATTGACGCATCCACTGACGACGCTGTGTTTCTGCACGTTCCCAGTTTGACTGTCCTGATTTGTGAGCACCGGTCGCTACAATTAACGAGTCATAAAGTTGCTCAGCGGTCATGTTTTTCACATACATATGTGAGAAGAGAGGAGTTTCGCCTCGCTCAGGACTGTCTATTTCATTCTTACGACCAAGCTGACTGGTCAGGTTGTACGCTTCGCTATTACAGATCCATCGTGCCAACTGTTTAAGGTCATATTTTTTCTTGACCAATTCTTCAGCCATCTTATCCAGCAGTTCCGGATGCGAGGCAGGGTTATGCGGACCCATGTCATCAACAGGACGAGTGAACCCGTATCCCATGAAATAGCCCCACATTCGGTTTACGATGGCAGTTGCGATTAAAGGCTTATCTCCCTGAACAATCAATTTGGAAAACTCTTTACGACGTTCTACACTTCCATCTGGATCAACTTTCACCTTATCGAAAATCGGGTAAGCGACCTGCATCAGTCCCGATCGTTTTTCAAAGTAGACCGGGCCATTGAATCCAGTAGCAATGACTTCCGAATAATCGTCAACCTGTCGACCTGTTTTAGGGTCTGTTTTACGGTGGTTGACACGTCGCATTTGGCGGAAGAAACTGTTGTATTCCCAGAATTGATTCTGTTTCCAGTCATTAAAGGGATGATTATGACACTGGGTACATTGTACCTGTATGCCCAGGAATAAACGTGTCGTTGCTGCGGTCACCTGAACCGCTTCATCATTATTCTGCATTTGTGCCAAAAGATAATTGACAGCACCATTTTCTTCAAAATGCCCTTCTGCAGTCACCAGATCCTGGACAATTTCGTCCCAGGCACGATTTTTGGCAAATGCTTCACGCAAAAACTTTTGCATACCGTTGCGGCTGACTCGTCGAGGAGTACGTCGACCGATGAGCAAGTTGGTCCAGACGTTCGTAAAATTTTGCACATAAGCGGGGTCGTCCAGTAGTTGATCAATCAGC
This window encodes:
- a CDS encoding sigma-70 family RNA polymerase sigma factor: MTSSTDQPVFPDTDSENGREFIALFTKSQRRLYLYILSMVPHPIEAEEILQNANLIIWKKAQQFEVGTNFFAWACQIAHYEILKFRKKRSRDKHQFSDEFVSQVAEAVKENQDVFELRRNALMFCLDKLRQKDRELIQKRYQGSNQGMDLADELGRPVNSVYQSLGRVRRTLFECINRYIAAESYSHE
- a CDS encoding DUF1501 domain-containing protein, encoding MTILNPYGMTRRHFMKHVAGAATAIPTMHFLSHLEANANQVKKQQKACILIWMPGGPPTIDIWDLKPGSKNGGEFKPISTQGDMQISEHMPATAKVMGDLSLIRSMSTREADHARGTYYMHSAYVPNPTVVHPTFGSVVSYELGSRRKELEIPSFISIGGSRGSAGFLGMSHSPFVVSSDGTIQNAKVDTSEQQRLAQRLDMLQVLESGFIKSKRGESASSHKDIYKKAVNLMTSKQMEAFKVDQEPAALKEAYGTGNFGQGLLLARRLVEVGVPFIEVSASVGSWDLHQGVFDSLKNRNLPQLDKGISALVTDLKQRAMLDDVTIVCMGEFGRTPRINQNVGRDHWAASWTAVVGGGGLNNGQAIGKTDSDGIGIEGKSYLPGDLWATVAHSLGIPLDIVHTSKRGRPMKLANGGTPIKELIG
- a CDS encoding DUF1549 and DUF1553 domain-containing protein; this translates as MLRFSKQLCVVFILAVYASSLASFANAAPPESRKKAFSTGAFDPFIDYINGQIQQGWVDNEVEPSTIASDQEWVRRVHLDLIGQIPSAETVEKFVKDRDSAKRSKLIDQLLDDPAYVQNFTNVWTNLLIGRRTPRRVSRNGMQKFLREAFAKNRAWDEIVQDLVTAEGHFEENGAVNYLLAQMQNNDEAVQVTAATTRLFLGIQVQCTQCHNHPFNDWKQNQFWEYNSFFRQMRRVNHRKTDPKTGRQVDDYSEVIATGFNGPVYFEKRSGLMQVAYPIFDKVKVDPDGSVERRKEFSKLIVQGDKPLIATAIVNRMWGYFMGYGFTRPVDDMGPHNPASHPELLDKMAEELVKKKYDLKQLARWICNSEAYNLTSQLGRKNEIDSPERGETPLFSHMYVKNMTAEQLYDSLIVATGAHKSGQSNWERAETQRRQWMRQFMMAFDTDSGDDSTTFNGTIPQALMMMNGELTKNAISADRGSYLNQLLLEKGNDQAKIRKMFLATLSRYPDRRETTSAQKLLAGSKNKLAAYQDLYWALLNSNEFIFNH